One genomic window of Phoenix dactylifera cultivar Barhee BC4 chromosome 6, palm_55x_up_171113_PBpolish2nd_filt_p, whole genome shotgun sequence includes the following:
- the LOC103701969 gene encoding putative phospholipid-transporting ATPase 9 isoform X2, with amino-acid sequence MARGRRRKFHVSKLYSFACVRPKFEEDHSQLGGPGFSRVVSANDPEDAINLSYGSNYVSTTKYTLATFIPKSLFEQFRRVANIYFLISGCLSFTPLAPYTAWSAVFPLIVVIGATMAKEAVEDWRRSQQDTEVNNRKVKVHQGDGNFDYTEWKKLRVGNIVKVDKDEFFPADLILLSSSYENAICYVETMNLDGETNLKLKQSLEATSIFQSDSSFKDFKAIIRCEDPNASLYSFVGSMEHDDKQYPLSPQQLLLRDSKLRNTDYVYGAVIFTGHDTKVMQNATSPPSKRSKIERKMDKIIYLLLSALVLISAVGSIFFGIATHDDLEDGKMKRWYLRPDQSKIYFDPNRAPAAAVLHFLTAMILYGYFIPISLYVSIEIVKVLQAIFINQDIQMYHEESDKPAHARTSNLNEELGQVDTILSDKTGTLTCNSMEFIKCSIAGTAYGHGVTEVERAMTRTKGTPLINELDDEDHEENHVDAKSAIKGFNFEDRRIMNQNWVNEPHADAIQKFFRLLAICHTCIPEADKDSGKISYEAESPDEAAFVIAARELGFEFYQRTQTSISLHELDPMSGRTVERSYRLLNILEFSSSRKRMSVIVQDEEGKLLLLSKGADSVMFERLAKNGREFEEKTKEHLNEYADAGLRTLVLAYRELDEEEYMTFNKKFMAAKNLVSADRDEKIEEAADMIERDLILLGATAVEDKLQVGVPECIDKLAQAGIKIWVLTGDKMETAINIGFSCSLLRQGMNQIIITLETPEIIGLVKSGNKDAIAKASKDSVIHQIREGRKLISSSSAESFALIIDGKSLTYALEDGVKDMFLQLAIGCASVICCRSSPIQKALVTRLVKTGTRKVTLAIGDGANDVGMLQEADIGVGISGAEGMQAVMSSDVAIAQFRFLERLLLVHGHWCYRRISSMICYFFYKNITFGLTLFLFEAYASFSGQPAYNDWFMSFYNVFFTSLPVIALGVFDQDVSARFCLKFPMLYQEGVQNVLFSWTRLLSWMFNGILNAIAILFFCTSAFQHQAFRKGGEVVGFEVLGATMYTCVVWVVNCQMALSVSYFTLIQHIFIWGGVALWYLFLLVYGAIIPTISTTAFMVFVEALAPAPSYWIVTLFVVLATLIPYFAFAAIQMRFFPMYHNMVQWIRLEGRADDPEYCQVVRQRSVRPTTVGVSARLDKLHSRSAASKRGSC; translated from the exons ATGGCtagagggagaagaaggaagttTCATGTTAGTAAATTATACAGCTTTGCATGTGTTAGGCCGAAGTTTGAAGAAGACCACTCTCAGCTTGGAGGCCCGGGCTTCTCCCGAGTAGTCTCTGCCAATGACCCAGAAGATGCCATCAACCTAAGCTATGGATCTAACTATGTCTCTACCACCAAGTATACGTTAGCTACCTTCATTCCCAAGTCTTTGTTTGAGCAGTTCAGGAGGGTTGCTAACATATATTTCCTGATCTCGGGATGTCTCTCTTTCACCCCCTTGGCTCCTTACACTGCTTGGAGTGCAGTTTTTCCACTGATTGTGGTGATTGGAGCAACCATGGCAAAGGAGGCTGTTGAGGATTGGAGGCGCAGCCAGCAG GATACTGAGGTGAACAATCGAAAGGTTAAAGTTCATCAAGGGGATGGTAATTTTGATTATACAGAATGGAAAAAATTGAGAGTTGGGAATATAGTGAaggtggataaggatgaattcttcCCTGCTGACCTTATTTTGCTTTCATCCAGTTATGAAAATGCAATTTGCTATGTCGAGACCATGAACCTTGATGGAGAAACAAATCTGAAATTGAAGCAATCATTGGAGGCAACTTCAATTTTTCAATCTGATTCTAGCTTCAAAGATTTTAAAGCAATAATCAGATGTGAAGACCCAAATGCAAGCCTCTATTCTTTTGTTGGAAGCATGGAACATGATGACAAGCAATACCCCCTCTCACCTCAGCAACTTCTTCTCAGGGACTCTAAGCTGCGCAACACTGATTACGTATATGGGGCTGTTATTTTCACAGGTCATGATACAAAAGTCATGCAAAATGCCACAAGCCCACCATCCAAAAGAAGCAAAATCGAAAGGAAAATGGATAAAATCATTTACCTCCTTCTGTCTGCTCTGGTCTTGATCTCAGCTGTTGGCTCGATTTTCTTTGGTATTGCAACCCATGATGACTTAGAAGATGGCAAGATGAAGAGATGGTATCTAAGACCGGATCAGTCTAAAATCTACTTTGATCCTAACCGAGCTCCTGCTGCAGCAGTACTGCACTTTTTGACGGCAATGATCCTGTATGGTTACTTCATCCCCATCTCCCTGTATGTATCCATAGAGATTGTCAAGGTGTTGCAGGCTATTTTCATCAACCAAGATATTCAAATGTATCATGAGGAATCAGACAAGCCTGCTCATGCTCGTACATCTAACTTGAATGAGGAACTTGGTCAAGTTGACACGATTCTCTCGGACAAGACGGGAACACTGACTTGCAATTCAATGGAGTTTATTAAATGCTCCATTGCTGGGACTGCTTATGGACACGGAGTTACAGAGGTTGAGAGAGCAATGACTAGAACAAAAGGAACCCCGTTGATTAATGAGTTAGACGATGAAGATCACGAAGAAAATCATGTGGATGCAAAATCTGCAATTAAAGGGTTTAATTTTGAGGACAGACGCATCATGAATCAGAATTGGGTTAATGAGCCTCATGCTGATGCCATTCAGAAATTTTTTCGGCTGTTGGCTATCTGCCATACTTGCATACCTGAAGCAGACAAAGACTCGGGGAAGATATCGTATGAAGCTGAGTCACCTGATGAGGCTGCCTTTGTTATTGCGGCAAGGGAACTAGGATTTGAATTTTACCAGAGGACACAGACAAGCATCTCTCTGCATGAACTGGATCCCATGTCGGGCAGGACAGTTGAAAG GTCATATAGGCTCTTAAATATCTTGGAGTTTAGTAGCTCTCGGAAGCGGATGTCTGTGATAGTTCAAGATGAGGAGGGGAAATTGCTACTACTCAGCAAAGGCGCTGACAG TGTAATGTTTGAAAGGcttgcaaagaatggaagggaGTTCGAGGAAAAAACCAAGGAACACTTGAATGAGTATGCTGATGCAGGTTTAAGAACGTTAGTTCTTGCATATCGtgaacttgatgaagaagaatACATGACTTTCAACAAAAAATTCATGGCGGCCAAGAATTTAGTTAGTGCTGATAGAGACGAAAAAATTGAGGAAGCTGCTGATATGATAGAGAGAGATTTGATTCTTCTTGGTGCCACTGCTGTTGAAGACAAACTGCAAGTCGGG GTACCTGAGTGCATCGACAAACTTGCACAAGCTGGAATCAAGATTTGGGTACTTACTGGTGACAAGATGGAGACAGCCATCAATATAGG CTTCTCCTGTAGTCTACTAAGACAAGGAATGAATCAGATAATCATCACTTTGGAAACACCAGAAATTATAGGATTGGTGAAATCTGGGAACAAGGATGCCATTGCTAAG GCATCAAAGGATAGTGTCATCCATCAGATAAGGGAGGGAAGGAAACTTATTAGTTCATCAAGTGCTGAATCATTTGCTTTGATCATTGATGGGAAGTCACTTACATATGCTTTGGAAGATGGTGTCAAGGACATGTTCTTGCAGCTGGCAATTGGCTGCGCATCAGTTATATGCTGCCGTTCGTCGCCCATACAGAAAGCCCTT GTCACACGACTTGTTAAAACTGGCACACGTAAAGTCACCTTAGCAATCGGTGACGGGGCCAATGATGTGGGCATGCTTCAAGAAGCAGATATAGGGGTTGGTATCAGTGGTGCTGAAGGAATGCAG GCTGTAATGTCAAGTGATGTTGCCATTGCTCAGTTTAGATTTCTGGAGCGATTGCTACTTGTGCATGGGCATTGGTGTTATAGGAGGATCTCATCAATG ATATGCTATTTCTTCTACAAGAACATCACATTTGGTCTCACCCTCTTCTTGTTTGAGGCATATGCATCATTCTCCGGTCAACCTGCATACAATGATTGGTTCATGTCATTCTATAATGTCTTCTTCACATCACTCCCTGTGATTGCTTTGGGAGTATTCGACCAGGATGTTTCTGCCCGATTTTGTCTCAAG TTTCCCATGCTCTACCAAGAAGGCGTGCAAAATGTTCTCTTCAGCTGGACCCGCCTTCTTTCTTGGATGTTCAATGGCATCTTGAATGCAATCGCTATCTTGTTCTTCTGCACCAGTGCCTTCCAGCACCAGGCCTTCCGCAAAGGTGGCGAGGTCGTGGGCTTCGAAGTTCTCGGGGCCACCATGTACACTTGCGTGGTGTGGGTTGTGAACTGCCAAATGGCACTCTCTGTCAGCTACTTCACTTTGATACAGCACATCTTCATATGGGGCGGCGTTGCTCTTTGGTATCTCTTCCTCCTGGTCTATGGAGCCATCATCCCCACCATATCCACCACTGCCTTCATGGTATTCGTTGAGGCGCTGGCTCCTGCGCCTTCTTATTGGATTGTGACACTCTTCGTGGTGCTGGCTACTCTCATTCCCTACTTCGCCTTTGCTGCAATTCAGATGCGCTTCTTTCCAATGTACCATAACATGGTTCAGTGGATACGGTTGGAAGGGCGAGCAGATGATCCTGAGTACTGCCAGGTGGTGCGCCAGAGGTCGGTGAGACCAACGACAGTTGGGGTCTCTGCGCGCCTTGATAAG TTACACTCTCGATCCGCTGCTTCTAAAAGAGGTTCATGTTGA
- the LOC103701969 gene encoding putative phospholipid-transporting ATPase 9 isoform X1: MARGRRRKFHVSKLYSFACVRPKFEEDHSQLGGPGFSRVVSANDPEDAINLSYGSNYVSTTKYTLATFIPKSLFEQFRRVANIYFLISGCLSFTPLAPYTAWSAVFPLIVVIGATMAKEAVEDWRRSQQDTEVNNRKVKVHQGDGNFDYTEWKKLRVGNIVKVDKDEFFPADLILLSSSYENAICYVETMNLDGETNLKLKQSLEATSIFQSDSSFKDFKAIIRCEDPNASLYSFVGSMEHDDKQYPLSPQQLLLRDSKLRNTDYVYGAVIFTGHDTKVMQNATSPPSKRSKIERKMDKIIYLLLSALVLISAVGSIFFGIATHDDLEDGKMKRWYLRPDQSKIYFDPNRAPAAAVLHFLTAMILYGYFIPISLYVSIEIVKVLQAIFINQDIQMYHEESDKPAHARTSNLNEELGQVDTILSDKTGTLTCNSMEFIKCSIAGTAYGHGVTEVERAMTRTKGTPLINELDDEDHEENHVDAKSAIKGFNFEDRRIMNQNWVNEPHADAIQKFFRLLAICHTCIPEADKDSGKISYEAESPDEAAFVIAARELGFEFYQRTQTSISLHELDPMSGRTVERSYRLLNILEFSSSRKRMSVIVQDEEGKLLLLSKGADSVMFERLAKNGREFEEKTKEHLNEYADAGLRTLVLAYRELDEEEYMTFNKKFMAAKNLVSADRDEKIEEAADMIERDLILLGATAVEDKLQVGVPECIDKLAQAGIKIWVLTGDKMETAINIGFSCSLLRQGMNQIIITLETPEIIGLVKSGNKDAIAKASKDSVIHQIREGRKLISSSSAESFALIIDGKSLTYALEDGVKDMFLQLAIGCASVICCRSSPIQKALVTRLVKTGTRKVTLAIGDGANDVGMLQEADIGVGISGAEGMQAVMSSDVAIAQFRFLERLLLVHGHWCYRRISSMICYFFYKNITFGLTLFLFEAYASFSGQPAYNDWFMSFYNVFFTSLPVIALGVFDQDVSARFCLKFPMLYQEGVQNVLFSWTRLLSWMFNGILNAIAILFFCTSAFQHQAFRKGGEVVGFEVLGATMYTCVVWVVNCQMALSVSYFTLIQHIFIWGGVALWYLFLLVYGAIIPTISTTAFMVFVEALAPAPSYWIVTLFVVLATLIPYFAFAAIQMRFFPMYHNMVQWIRLEGRADDPEYCQVVRQRSVRPTTVGVSARLDKVSQLITRKVHHAVHSL, encoded by the exons ATGGCtagagggagaagaaggaagttTCATGTTAGTAAATTATACAGCTTTGCATGTGTTAGGCCGAAGTTTGAAGAAGACCACTCTCAGCTTGGAGGCCCGGGCTTCTCCCGAGTAGTCTCTGCCAATGACCCAGAAGATGCCATCAACCTAAGCTATGGATCTAACTATGTCTCTACCACCAAGTATACGTTAGCTACCTTCATTCCCAAGTCTTTGTTTGAGCAGTTCAGGAGGGTTGCTAACATATATTTCCTGATCTCGGGATGTCTCTCTTTCACCCCCTTGGCTCCTTACACTGCTTGGAGTGCAGTTTTTCCACTGATTGTGGTGATTGGAGCAACCATGGCAAAGGAGGCTGTTGAGGATTGGAGGCGCAGCCAGCAG GATACTGAGGTGAACAATCGAAAGGTTAAAGTTCATCAAGGGGATGGTAATTTTGATTATACAGAATGGAAAAAATTGAGAGTTGGGAATATAGTGAaggtggataaggatgaattcttcCCTGCTGACCTTATTTTGCTTTCATCCAGTTATGAAAATGCAATTTGCTATGTCGAGACCATGAACCTTGATGGAGAAACAAATCTGAAATTGAAGCAATCATTGGAGGCAACTTCAATTTTTCAATCTGATTCTAGCTTCAAAGATTTTAAAGCAATAATCAGATGTGAAGACCCAAATGCAAGCCTCTATTCTTTTGTTGGAAGCATGGAACATGATGACAAGCAATACCCCCTCTCACCTCAGCAACTTCTTCTCAGGGACTCTAAGCTGCGCAACACTGATTACGTATATGGGGCTGTTATTTTCACAGGTCATGATACAAAAGTCATGCAAAATGCCACAAGCCCACCATCCAAAAGAAGCAAAATCGAAAGGAAAATGGATAAAATCATTTACCTCCTTCTGTCTGCTCTGGTCTTGATCTCAGCTGTTGGCTCGATTTTCTTTGGTATTGCAACCCATGATGACTTAGAAGATGGCAAGATGAAGAGATGGTATCTAAGACCGGATCAGTCTAAAATCTACTTTGATCCTAACCGAGCTCCTGCTGCAGCAGTACTGCACTTTTTGACGGCAATGATCCTGTATGGTTACTTCATCCCCATCTCCCTGTATGTATCCATAGAGATTGTCAAGGTGTTGCAGGCTATTTTCATCAACCAAGATATTCAAATGTATCATGAGGAATCAGACAAGCCTGCTCATGCTCGTACATCTAACTTGAATGAGGAACTTGGTCAAGTTGACACGATTCTCTCGGACAAGACGGGAACACTGACTTGCAATTCAATGGAGTTTATTAAATGCTCCATTGCTGGGACTGCTTATGGACACGGAGTTACAGAGGTTGAGAGAGCAATGACTAGAACAAAAGGAACCCCGTTGATTAATGAGTTAGACGATGAAGATCACGAAGAAAATCATGTGGATGCAAAATCTGCAATTAAAGGGTTTAATTTTGAGGACAGACGCATCATGAATCAGAATTGGGTTAATGAGCCTCATGCTGATGCCATTCAGAAATTTTTTCGGCTGTTGGCTATCTGCCATACTTGCATACCTGAAGCAGACAAAGACTCGGGGAAGATATCGTATGAAGCTGAGTCACCTGATGAGGCTGCCTTTGTTATTGCGGCAAGGGAACTAGGATTTGAATTTTACCAGAGGACACAGACAAGCATCTCTCTGCATGAACTGGATCCCATGTCGGGCAGGACAGTTGAAAG GTCATATAGGCTCTTAAATATCTTGGAGTTTAGTAGCTCTCGGAAGCGGATGTCTGTGATAGTTCAAGATGAGGAGGGGAAATTGCTACTACTCAGCAAAGGCGCTGACAG TGTAATGTTTGAAAGGcttgcaaagaatggaagggaGTTCGAGGAAAAAACCAAGGAACACTTGAATGAGTATGCTGATGCAGGTTTAAGAACGTTAGTTCTTGCATATCGtgaacttgatgaagaagaatACATGACTTTCAACAAAAAATTCATGGCGGCCAAGAATTTAGTTAGTGCTGATAGAGACGAAAAAATTGAGGAAGCTGCTGATATGATAGAGAGAGATTTGATTCTTCTTGGTGCCACTGCTGTTGAAGACAAACTGCAAGTCGGG GTACCTGAGTGCATCGACAAACTTGCACAAGCTGGAATCAAGATTTGGGTACTTACTGGTGACAAGATGGAGACAGCCATCAATATAGG CTTCTCCTGTAGTCTACTAAGACAAGGAATGAATCAGATAATCATCACTTTGGAAACACCAGAAATTATAGGATTGGTGAAATCTGGGAACAAGGATGCCATTGCTAAG GCATCAAAGGATAGTGTCATCCATCAGATAAGGGAGGGAAGGAAACTTATTAGTTCATCAAGTGCTGAATCATTTGCTTTGATCATTGATGGGAAGTCACTTACATATGCTTTGGAAGATGGTGTCAAGGACATGTTCTTGCAGCTGGCAATTGGCTGCGCATCAGTTATATGCTGCCGTTCGTCGCCCATACAGAAAGCCCTT GTCACACGACTTGTTAAAACTGGCACACGTAAAGTCACCTTAGCAATCGGTGACGGGGCCAATGATGTGGGCATGCTTCAAGAAGCAGATATAGGGGTTGGTATCAGTGGTGCTGAAGGAATGCAG GCTGTAATGTCAAGTGATGTTGCCATTGCTCAGTTTAGATTTCTGGAGCGATTGCTACTTGTGCATGGGCATTGGTGTTATAGGAGGATCTCATCAATG ATATGCTATTTCTTCTACAAGAACATCACATTTGGTCTCACCCTCTTCTTGTTTGAGGCATATGCATCATTCTCCGGTCAACCTGCATACAATGATTGGTTCATGTCATTCTATAATGTCTTCTTCACATCACTCCCTGTGATTGCTTTGGGAGTATTCGACCAGGATGTTTCTGCCCGATTTTGTCTCAAG TTTCCCATGCTCTACCAAGAAGGCGTGCAAAATGTTCTCTTCAGCTGGACCCGCCTTCTTTCTTGGATGTTCAATGGCATCTTGAATGCAATCGCTATCTTGTTCTTCTGCACCAGTGCCTTCCAGCACCAGGCCTTCCGCAAAGGTGGCGAGGTCGTGGGCTTCGAAGTTCTCGGGGCCACCATGTACACTTGCGTGGTGTGGGTTGTGAACTGCCAAATGGCACTCTCTGTCAGCTACTTCACTTTGATACAGCACATCTTCATATGGGGCGGCGTTGCTCTTTGGTATCTCTTCCTCCTGGTCTATGGAGCCATCATCCCCACCATATCCACCACTGCCTTCATGGTATTCGTTGAGGCGCTGGCTCCTGCGCCTTCTTATTGGATTGTGACACTCTTCGTGGTGCTGGCTACTCTCATTCCCTACTTCGCCTTTGCTGCAATTCAGATGCGCTTCTTTCCAATGTACCATAACATGGTTCAGTGGATACGGTTGGAAGGGCGAGCAGATGATCCTGAGTACTGCCAGGTGGTGCGCCAGAGGTCGGTGAGACCAACGACAGTTGGGGTCTCTGCGCGCCTTGATAAGGTTAGTCAGTTAATAACAAGGAAAGTCCACCATGCAGTTCACTCGCTGTAA
- the LOC103701969 gene encoding putative phospholipid-transporting ATPase 9 isoform X3 produces the protein MNLDGETNLKLKQSLEATSIFQSDSSFKDFKAIIRCEDPNASLYSFVGSMEHDDKQYPLSPQQLLLRDSKLRNTDYVYGAVIFTGHDTKVMQNATSPPSKRSKIERKMDKIIYLLLSALVLISAVGSIFFGIATHDDLEDGKMKRWYLRPDQSKIYFDPNRAPAAAVLHFLTAMILYGYFIPISLYVSIEIVKVLQAIFINQDIQMYHEESDKPAHARTSNLNEELGQVDTILSDKTGTLTCNSMEFIKCSIAGTAYGHGVTEVERAMTRTKGTPLINELDDEDHEENHVDAKSAIKGFNFEDRRIMNQNWVNEPHADAIQKFFRLLAICHTCIPEADKDSGKISYEAESPDEAAFVIAARELGFEFYQRTQTSISLHELDPMSGRTVERSYRLLNILEFSSSRKRMSVIVQDEEGKLLLLSKGADSVMFERLAKNGREFEEKTKEHLNEYADAGLRTLVLAYRELDEEEYMTFNKKFMAAKNLVSADRDEKIEEAADMIERDLILLGATAVEDKLQVGVPECIDKLAQAGIKIWVLTGDKMETAINIGFSCSLLRQGMNQIIITLETPEIIGLVKSGNKDAIAKASKDSVIHQIREGRKLISSSSAESFALIIDGKSLTYALEDGVKDMFLQLAIGCASVICCRSSPIQKALVTRLVKTGTRKVTLAIGDGANDVGMLQEADIGVGISGAEGMQAVMSSDVAIAQFRFLERLLLVHGHWCYRRISSMICYFFYKNITFGLTLFLFEAYASFSGQPAYNDWFMSFYNVFFTSLPVIALGVFDQDVSARFCLKFPMLYQEGVQNVLFSWTRLLSWMFNGILNAIAILFFCTSAFQHQAFRKGGEVVGFEVLGATMYTCVVWVVNCQMALSVSYFTLIQHIFIWGGVALWYLFLLVYGAIIPTISTTAFMVFVEALAPAPSYWIVTLFVVLATLIPYFAFAAIQMRFFPMYHNMVQWIRLEGRADDPEYCQVVRQRSVRPTTVGVSARLDKVSQLITRKVHHAVHSL, from the exons ATGAACCTTGATGGAGAAACAAATCTGAAATTGAAGCAATCATTGGAGGCAACTTCAATTTTTCAATCTGATTCTAGCTTCAAAGATTTTAAAGCAATAATCAGATGTGAAGACCCAAATGCAAGCCTCTATTCTTTTGTTGGAAGCATGGAACATGATGACAAGCAATACCCCCTCTCACCTCAGCAACTTCTTCTCAGGGACTCTAAGCTGCGCAACACTGATTACGTATATGGGGCTGTTATTTTCACAGGTCATGATACAAAAGTCATGCAAAATGCCACAAGCCCACCATCCAAAAGAAGCAAAATCGAAAGGAAAATGGATAAAATCATTTACCTCCTTCTGTCTGCTCTGGTCTTGATCTCAGCTGTTGGCTCGATTTTCTTTGGTATTGCAACCCATGATGACTTAGAAGATGGCAAGATGAAGAGATGGTATCTAAGACCGGATCAGTCTAAAATCTACTTTGATCCTAACCGAGCTCCTGCTGCAGCAGTACTGCACTTTTTGACGGCAATGATCCTGTATGGTTACTTCATCCCCATCTCCCTGTATGTATCCATAGAGATTGTCAAGGTGTTGCAGGCTATTTTCATCAACCAAGATATTCAAATGTATCATGAGGAATCAGACAAGCCTGCTCATGCTCGTACATCTAACTTGAATGAGGAACTTGGTCAAGTTGACACGATTCTCTCGGACAAGACGGGAACACTGACTTGCAATTCAATGGAGTTTATTAAATGCTCCATTGCTGGGACTGCTTATGGACACGGAGTTACAGAGGTTGAGAGAGCAATGACTAGAACAAAAGGAACCCCGTTGATTAATGAGTTAGACGATGAAGATCACGAAGAAAATCATGTGGATGCAAAATCTGCAATTAAAGGGTTTAATTTTGAGGACAGACGCATCATGAATCAGAATTGGGTTAATGAGCCTCATGCTGATGCCATTCAGAAATTTTTTCGGCTGTTGGCTATCTGCCATACTTGCATACCTGAAGCAGACAAAGACTCGGGGAAGATATCGTATGAAGCTGAGTCACCTGATGAGGCTGCCTTTGTTATTGCGGCAAGGGAACTAGGATTTGAATTTTACCAGAGGACACAGACAAGCATCTCTCTGCATGAACTGGATCCCATGTCGGGCAGGACAGTTGAAAG GTCATATAGGCTCTTAAATATCTTGGAGTTTAGTAGCTCTCGGAAGCGGATGTCTGTGATAGTTCAAGATGAGGAGGGGAAATTGCTACTACTCAGCAAAGGCGCTGACAG TGTAATGTTTGAAAGGcttgcaaagaatggaagggaGTTCGAGGAAAAAACCAAGGAACACTTGAATGAGTATGCTGATGCAGGTTTAAGAACGTTAGTTCTTGCATATCGtgaacttgatgaagaagaatACATGACTTTCAACAAAAAATTCATGGCGGCCAAGAATTTAGTTAGTGCTGATAGAGACGAAAAAATTGAGGAAGCTGCTGATATGATAGAGAGAGATTTGATTCTTCTTGGTGCCACTGCTGTTGAAGACAAACTGCAAGTCGGG GTACCTGAGTGCATCGACAAACTTGCACAAGCTGGAATCAAGATTTGGGTACTTACTGGTGACAAGATGGAGACAGCCATCAATATAGG CTTCTCCTGTAGTCTACTAAGACAAGGAATGAATCAGATAATCATCACTTTGGAAACACCAGAAATTATAGGATTGGTGAAATCTGGGAACAAGGATGCCATTGCTAAG GCATCAAAGGATAGTGTCATCCATCAGATAAGGGAGGGAAGGAAACTTATTAGTTCATCAAGTGCTGAATCATTTGCTTTGATCATTGATGGGAAGTCACTTACATATGCTTTGGAAGATGGTGTCAAGGACATGTTCTTGCAGCTGGCAATTGGCTGCGCATCAGTTATATGCTGCCGTTCGTCGCCCATACAGAAAGCCCTT GTCACACGACTTGTTAAAACTGGCACACGTAAAGTCACCTTAGCAATCGGTGACGGGGCCAATGATGTGGGCATGCTTCAAGAAGCAGATATAGGGGTTGGTATCAGTGGTGCTGAAGGAATGCAG GCTGTAATGTCAAGTGATGTTGCCATTGCTCAGTTTAGATTTCTGGAGCGATTGCTACTTGTGCATGGGCATTGGTGTTATAGGAGGATCTCATCAATG ATATGCTATTTCTTCTACAAGAACATCACATTTGGTCTCACCCTCTTCTTGTTTGAGGCATATGCATCATTCTCCGGTCAACCTGCATACAATGATTGGTTCATGTCATTCTATAATGTCTTCTTCACATCACTCCCTGTGATTGCTTTGGGAGTATTCGACCAGGATGTTTCTGCCCGATTTTGTCTCAAG TTTCCCATGCTCTACCAAGAAGGCGTGCAAAATGTTCTCTTCAGCTGGACCCGCCTTCTTTCTTGGATGTTCAATGGCATCTTGAATGCAATCGCTATCTTGTTCTTCTGCACCAGTGCCTTCCAGCACCAGGCCTTCCGCAAAGGTGGCGAGGTCGTGGGCTTCGAAGTTCTCGGGGCCACCATGTACACTTGCGTGGTGTGGGTTGTGAACTGCCAAATGGCACTCTCTGTCAGCTACTTCACTTTGATACAGCACATCTTCATATGGGGCGGCGTTGCTCTTTGGTATCTCTTCCTCCTGGTCTATGGAGCCATCATCCCCACCATATCCACCACTGCCTTCATGGTATTCGTTGAGGCGCTGGCTCCTGCGCCTTCTTATTGGATTGTGACACTCTTCGTGGTGCTGGCTACTCTCATTCCCTACTTCGCCTTTGCTGCAATTCAGATGCGCTTCTTTCCAATGTACCATAACATGGTTCAGTGGATACGGTTGGAAGGGCGAGCAGATGATCCTGAGTACTGCCAGGTGGTGCGCCAGAGGTCGGTGAGACCAACGACAGTTGGGGTCTCTGCGCGCCTTGATAAGGTTAGTCAGTTAATAACAAGGAAAGTCCACCATGCAGTTCACTCGCTGTAA